Proteins encoded together in one Ciona intestinalis chromosome 1, KH, whole genome shotgun sequence window:
- the LOC100179021 gene encoding non-structural maintenance of chromosomes element 1 homolog, with protein MSAYKKCHIYFLQSIMNKTILSESECQQIRQESYQVSEVTPEGNLLDFLQVINDQLHPFHFKIRQSKREDTGETVYVLISLVDNDLNRLVVGGDFARAELEYFKKILEIIIVMSDTQNVGTASSIDILNLADSCSPRMSKTEAKRLLTRFVDERWFYDNEGIISLSPRCILELEQYLSQCFDSFVSVCTMCSNTVFQAQVCSNCSARMHHHCARTYSKRKTTSLKCLSCNHPFPHLQSEDNGVTGESTSFHTENTSESSRKKKRTHAH; from the coding sequence ATGAGCGCgtataaaaaatgtcacatctattttttacaatcaataatgaacaaaacaatattaagtGAAAGCGAATGTCAGCAAATTCGTCAGGAAAGTTACCAAGTTTCTGAAGTAACGCCAGAGGGAAATCTTTTGGATTTTCTACAAGTTATTAATGACCAACTTCATccgtttcattttaaaattcgcCAAAGCAAGCGTGAAGACACTGGAGAAACAGTTTACGTTTTAATAAGTTTGGTGGACAATGACCTTAACCGTTTAGTCGTCGGTGGCGATTTCGCGCGCGCTGAACTGgaatattttaagaaaatcCTGGAAATCATAATTGTCATGTCAGATACACAAAACGTGGGGACTGCGTCTTcaattgatattttaaatttggctGATTCTTGTTCACCGAGAATGAGCAAAACTGAAGCCAAGAGGTTGCTCACACGGTTTGTGGATGAGCGGTGGTTTTACGACAACGAAGGAATCATCTCTTTATCTCCACGTTGTATTCTCGAACTAGAGCAGTATCTATCTCAGTGCTTCGACAGTTTTGTGTCAGTATGCACAATGTGTTCAAACACTGTTTTTCAAGCTCAAGTTTGCTCGAATTGTTCTGCGCGTATGCATCACCACTGTGCAAGAACGTACAGCAAAAGAAAAACCACTTCTCTAAAATGTCTTTCTTGCAATCATCCATTTCCACACCTTCAGTCAGAAGATAATGGTGTCACAGGGGAAAGTACCTCTTTTCATACTGAAAATACTTCAGAATCATCacgaaaaaagaaaagaaccCATGCTCACTGA